One window from the genome of Chiroxiphia lanceolata isolate bChiLan1 chromosome 15, bChiLan1.pri, whole genome shotgun sequence encodes:
- the PURA gene encoding transcriptional activator protein Pur-alpha: MADRDSGSEQGGGGGGAAGAGGPGAGGGGPGGGGGGGGPGGGLQHETQELASKRVDIQNKRFYLDVKQNAKGRFLKIAEVGAGGNKSRLTLSMSVAVEFRDYLGDFIEHYAQLGPSQPPELAQAADEPRRALKSEFLVRENRKYYMDLKENQRGRFLRVRQTVNRGPGLGSTQGQTIALPAQGLIEFRDALAKLIDDYGVEEEPAELPEGTSLTVDNKRFFFDVGSNKYGVFMRVSEVKPTYRNSITVPYKVWAKFGHTFCKYSDEMKKIQEKQRDKRAAAAASAPAAGAEPPPEAEAAAAGPPGALLQAEEPEED; encoded by the coding sequence ATGGCGGACAGAGACAGCGGCAGCGAgcagggcggcggcggcgggggcgcggcgggcgccggggggccgggcgcgggcggcggcggcccgggcggcggcggcggcggagggggCCCGGGCGGCGGGCTGCAGCACGAGACGCAGGAGCTGGCCTCCAAGCGGGTGGACATCCAGAACAAGCGCTTCTACCTGGACGTGAAGCAGAACGCCAAGGGCCGCTTCCTCAAGATCGCCGAGGTGGGCGCGGGCGGCAACAAGAGCCGCCTGACCCTCTCCATGTCGGTGGCCGTCGAGTTCCGCGACTACCTGGGCGACTTCATCGAGCACTACGCGCAGCTGGGGCCCAGCCAGCCCCCCGAGCTGGCGCAGGCGGCCGACGAGCCCCGGCGGGCGCTGAAGAGCGAGTTCCTGGTGCGGGAGAACCGCAAGTACTACATGGATCTGAAGGAGAACCAGCGCGGGCGCTTCCTGCGCGTCCGCCAGACCGTGAACCGCGGCCCGGGGCTGGGCTCCACGCAGGGCCAGACCATCGCGCTGCCCGCGCAGGGCCTCATCGAGTTCCGCGACGCCCTGGCCAAGCTCATCGACGACTACGGCGTGGAGGAGGAGCCGGCCGAGCTGCCCGAGGGCACCTCCTTGACTGTGGACAACAAGCGCTTCTTCTTCGACGTGGGCTCCAACAAGTACGGCGTGTTCATGCGGGTGAGCGAGGTGAAGCCCACCTACCGCAACTCCATCACCGTCCCTTACAAGGTCTGGGCCAAGTTCGGCCACACCTTCTGCAAGTACTCGGACGAGATGAAGAAGATCCAGGAGAAGCAGCGGGACAagcgcgccgccgccgccgcctccgcccccGCCGCGGGCGCCGAGCCGCCCCCCGAGGCCGAggcggccgccgccgggccGCCCGGCGCGCTGCTGCAGGCCGAGGAGCCCGAGGAGGACTGA